One part of the Corynebacterium aurimucosum ATCC 700975 genome encodes these proteins:
- a CDS encoding ribbon-helix-helix domain-containing protein: MKTINGQPISEEQIDEWVTEAEKGYDVETLRTRGRKPRDNKAAKIVSIRLSPNEIAALDKYAAIHGWSRSQAIREALRKAT, from the coding sequence ATGAAAACTATCAATGGACAACCGATCAGCGAAGAGCAAATTGATGAATGGGTAACGGAAGCCGAAAAGGGTTACGACGTGGAGACTCTTCGTACTCGGGGGCGGAAGCCCCGCGACAATAAAGCCGCAAAAATTGTCTCTATTCGCCTTTCACCCAATGAAATTGCGGCCCTGGATAAGTATGCCGCAATCCATGGATGGTCTAGGTCACAGGCAATCCGTGAAGCACTAAGAAAAGCCACCTAG
- a CDS encoding rhomboid family intramembrane serine protease → MKNYLKSAPATLVLMVLCIGAWCAAAIQGSSLSAPYYRSMLAQDWTLWGPEVSEHPTTVITAGFMHLDAGHLLVNMVMLFFVGREVERALGSALYVVAYLISIVGSSAAVLWMDFGTPTVGASGALFALMGLLIGVYRSRGLDLRAPIVLVVANVIYSFVAENVSVWGHLGGLLTGLLLAPFLFRQRAWLRWLGIWLIGVIAAVAAALRAGLWG, encoded by the coding sequence GTGAAGAACTATCTGAAATCAGCACCGGCCACCCTGGTGCTTATGGTGCTGTGCATCGGTGCCTGGTGTGCCGCGGCCATTCAAGGCTCGTCCCTTTCCGCGCCCTACTATCGCAGCATGCTGGCCCAGGACTGGACGCTGTGGGGTCCCGAGGTGTCCGAGCACCCCACAACTGTCATTACCGCGGGCTTTATGCACCTCGACGCTGGGCACCTCTTGGTCAACATGGTGATGCTGTTCTTTGTGGGCAGGGAAGTAGAACGCGCCCTGGGCAGTGCGTTGTATGTGGTGGCCTATCTCATTTCCATTGTGGGCTCTTCCGCCGCGGTGCTGTGGATGGATTTCGGCACACCCACGGTGGGCGCCTCCGGTGCTCTCTTTGCGCTCATGGGTCTACTCATTGGTGTGTACCGCAGCCGCGGTTTAGACCTGCGCGCGCCCATCGTCTTGGTCGTAGCAAACGTTATTTACAGCTTTGTGGCGGAGAACGTCTCCGTGTGGGGGCACTTGGGCGGTTTGCTCACAGGACTGCTGTTGGCGCCATTCCTCTTTCGCCAACGTGCGTGGCTGCGTTGGCTGGGGATATGGCTTATCGGGGTGATAGCTGCTGTTGCAGCGGCGCTGCGAGCTGGGCTTTGGGGATAA
- a CDS encoding ABC transporter ATP-binding protein, whose product MSQQDRADALAPASPRECLRFLKTLPSAPSRLGIALFFGLFSITVIMMNLVSQVLGRVVDIIQGVEIPVLGTGRSAMLGALVVIAVGYLVEVTGRTVGRYLVTSTTRRLSVDLRTSALDSTLGAPVPAVMELGTGNIITRLSKDIDTVVMTISMMGDRLVLTLFMLPLTALMMVFIHPAYALLFIAVSCLLYPFIRGTMRDIPAIANEVSSVEAYRNNVLLDTIRALETLRQFSLKDWAHARMERYSWDTVQAWGDKVPLINRILGQGALAFAVLLLGSVLMSVPMVMWEWLTPGEATAAVLLVMRLEIHVFNILFFAGEIQHSVTSLGRAVALATLESSAGTKELKDTPRLTSAPAITIDHLSYAYPGGARVLDDVSLTLSAGTTTALVGTSGAGKSTLAALVAGLQYPTKGTISLDGIDTATVPNTWITEHVALITQEVHLFSGTLREDLLLAKPDASDEELWQALNTVGLDEHSRWLPQGLDTKIGAGNEEIGAEAEQQLSLARMILRQPPVLIMDEATSEAGSEHAEVLEHAARAVTRGRTALVVAHRLDQAREADRIIVMEQGQIVEDGTHSELMDLGGRYASAYAQWEHGK is encoded by the coding sequence ATGAGCCAGCAGGATCGCGCGGATGCCCTTGCACCTGCCTCCCCGCGGGAGTGCCTGCGCTTTCTGAAAACCCTGCCCAGTGCCCCGAGCAGACTGGGCATCGCCCTCTTCTTTGGGCTTTTTAGCATCACAGTCATCATGATGAACCTGGTCTCCCAGGTGCTTGGCCGCGTCGTCGATATCATCCAGGGCGTGGAGATCCCCGTCCTTGGTACGGGCCGCAGCGCCATGCTGGGCGCGTTGGTTGTTATCGCCGTGGGCTACCTCGTGGAGGTCACCGGCCGCACCGTGGGCCGCTACCTGGTTACCTCAACTACCCGCCGGCTCTCTGTGGATCTGCGCACCTCAGCGCTGGATTCCACCCTCGGTGCTCCCGTACCAGCCGTCATGGAATTGGGTACCGGCAACATCATTACGCGCCTGTCCAAGGACATCGACACCGTGGTCATGACCATCTCTATGATGGGTGACCGCCTCGTGCTCACCCTCTTCATGCTGCCGCTGACCGCACTCATGATGGTCTTCATCCACCCGGCTTATGCACTGCTCTTCATCGCGGTGAGTTGTCTGCTCTACCCCTTCATCCGCGGCACCATGCGGGATATCCCCGCCATAGCCAACGAGGTCTCCTCGGTGGAGGCCTACCGCAACAACGTGCTGCTGGACACCATCCGCGCCCTGGAGACCCTCCGTCAGTTCTCCCTGAAAGACTGGGCGCATGCACGCATGGAGCGCTACTCCTGGGACACGGTGCAGGCCTGGGGCGACAAGGTTCCGCTGATCAACCGCATCCTGGGCCAAGGCGCCCTTGCCTTCGCGGTGTTGCTCTTGGGATCGGTCCTCATGTCCGTGCCCATGGTGATGTGGGAATGGTTGACCCCCGGTGAGGCCACCGCCGCGGTGCTGTTGGTGATGCGGCTGGAGATCCACGTCTTCAACATCCTCTTCTTCGCTGGCGAAATCCAGCATTCCGTGACCTCCCTCGGCCGCGCGGTGGCGCTGGCGACCCTAGAGAGCAGCGCTGGTACGAAGGAGCTCAAGGACACGCCCCGGCTAACCTCCGCGCCGGCCATCACCATTGATCACCTTTCCTACGCCTACCCCGGCGGGGCACGCGTGCTTGACGACGTCTCCCTAACCCTCTCCGCCGGCACCACCACCGCCCTAGTTGGTACCTCCGGCGCGGGTAAGTCCACGCTCGCCGCCCTCGTCGCGGGCTTGCAGTACCCTACGAAGGGAACAATCAGCCTCGATGGGATTGATACCGCCACCGTGCCAAATACCTGGATTACCGAGCACGTCGCGCTCATTACCCAAGAAGTGCACCTCTTCTCCGGCACCTTGCGCGAGGACCTGTTGCTGGCCAAACCCGACGCCAGCGATGAGGAGCTATGGCAGGCACTCAACACCGTGGGCTTGGATGAGCATTCGCGGTGGCTGCCTCAGGGCCTGGATACGAAGATTGGCGCCGGCAACGAGGAGATCGGTGCGGAGGCCGAGCAACAGCTTTCCCTGGCCCGCATGATCCTGCGCCAGCCGCCGGTGCTCATCATGGATGAGGCCACCTCTGAGGCCGGCTCCGAGCACGCGGAAGTGCTCGAACACGCGGCTAGAGCAGTCACGAGGGGCCGCACCGCGCTCGTCGTTGCCCACCGCCTGGACCAGGCCCGTGAGGCCGACCGCATCATCGTGATGGAACAGGGTCAGATCGTCGAGGATGGCACCCACTCCGAGCTGATGGACCTGGGCGGGCGCTATGCCTCGGCTTATGCCCAGTGGGAGCACGGGAAGTAG
- a CDS encoding peptidylprolyl isomerase: MAGMTQKTATATMHTNYGDIVIDLYGNHAPVTVENFIGLAKGEKDYTTQNAKGEQSGPFYDGAIFHRVIDQFMIQGGDPTGTGRGGPGYQFQDEFHPELQFDRPFLLAMANAGPGTNGSQFFITVAPTPHLNNHHTIFGEVTDAASQEVVSKIAKVSTDRMDRPAEDVVIESIEIA; encoded by the coding sequence ATGGCTGGCATGACTCAGAAGACCGCAACTGCAACGATGCACACCAACTACGGTGACATTGTTATCGACCTGTACGGTAACCACGCACCGGTAACCGTTGAGAACTTCATCGGCCTGGCCAAGGGCGAGAAGGACTACACCACCCAGAACGCCAAGGGTGAGCAGTCCGGCCCGTTCTACGATGGCGCTATCTTCCACCGCGTTATCGACCAGTTCATGATCCAGGGCGGTGACCCCACCGGCACCGGCCGTGGCGGCCCCGGCTACCAGTTCCAGGATGAGTTCCACCCGGAGCTGCAGTTCGACCGCCCGTTCCTGCTGGCCATGGCGAACGCCGGCCCGGGCACCAACGGCTCCCAGTTCTTCATCACCGTGGCGCCGACCCCGCACCTGAACAACCACCACACCATCTTCGGTGAGGTCACCGATGCGGCTTCCCAGGAAGTCGTGTCCAAGATTGCGAAGGTCTCCACCGACCGCATGGACCGTCCGGCTGAGGACGTTGTCATTGAGTCCATCGAGATCGCCTAA
- a CDS encoding sensor histidine kinase: MSSSRFYSIAGVGCIILVMLTVTLDKNFLTPGALVLAGLGVSLTPLAIRRPLAAACGYGALFAFAMWCPDWRSFLLLAWSPVIVGIVAFRTRWLWSVPPAVVYTYLVTTDPSINYLPDFDPLNLSIPFVLYAVSIVIGAALRKTRDQRLAAEHRAAEQREALMTALHDSVAATLTSVVMRSETLALTQSDPSAADSAEAIADDARRAMGEVRDLLRVMKNESVTQGVKSLEEDLDTMVSFLGSHGFQCEPQITVGKNGQLALPEKLSLVFSELAVNILKYARPESRVSIEATSTSKTIDVVITSVIAAQQSRQYMTTNLGLGEIARRVRRMHGSFGSGKEGDHWITRLTLPTAHLRKI; encoded by the coding sequence ATGAGCTCCTCGAGGTTCTATAGCATCGCTGGCGTTGGCTGCATCATTTTGGTGATGCTCACCGTCACGCTAGATAAAAACTTCCTCACCCCCGGCGCACTCGTACTTGCCGGCCTCGGCGTTTCCCTGACGCCACTGGCCATCCGCCGCCCACTTGCGGCGGCCTGCGGGTACGGTGCGCTTTTTGCGTTTGCTATGTGGTGCCCAGACTGGCGGTCTTTCCTCCTCTTGGCGTGGAGCCCCGTCATCGTGGGCATCGTGGCGTTTCGTACACGCTGGCTGTGGTCGGTTCCCCCAGCGGTGGTGTACACATACCTCGTCACGACGGATCCTTCGATTAATTATCTGCCTGATTTCGACCCGTTAAACCTGTCGATACCGTTCGTCTTGTATGCGGTTTCCATCGTCATTGGGGCCGCGCTGCGCAAAACCCGGGACCAGCGTCTCGCCGCTGAGCATCGCGCCGCCGAGCAGCGCGAGGCGCTGATGACCGCCCTCCATGATTCGGTAGCTGCGACGCTCACCTCCGTGGTCATGCGCTCCGAAACTTTGGCTCTGACCCAATCGGATCCCTCAGCGGCCGACTCCGCAGAGGCAATTGCCGACGACGCCCGCCGGGCCATGGGCGAGGTCCGCGACCTACTGCGAGTGATGAAGAATGAGAGCGTGACTCAGGGAGTTAAGTCTTTGGAAGAAGACCTCGACACCATGGTTAGCTTCCTGGGCAGTCATGGTTTTCAATGCGAGCCGCAGATAACAGTGGGCAAGAATGGCCAGCTTGCACTGCCGGAAAAGCTATCCCTCGTGTTCTCCGAACTCGCCGTGAACATCCTCAAGTACGCCCGCCCTGAATCCCGTGTAAGCATCGAGGCAACGAGCACCTCCAAGACCATCGACGTGGTGATCACTTCCGTGATTGCGGCTCAGCAATCACGCCAATACATGACGACGAATCTGGGCTTGGGTGAAATCGCCCGCCGCGTTCGCCGAATGCACGGCAGCTTCGGCAGCGGCAAAGAAGGTGATCACTGGATCACTCGCCTTACTCTTCCCACCGCCCACCTAAGAAAAATATAG
- a CDS encoding ABC transporter transmembrane domain-containing protein, with protein MTHYPRMRTWSWYLPDEPPSGEVSLTETTDFSRPGAATWRLLGAQRTGVIGIFVATLINAPLGALVSVIIGQTTQYAFSDPSWSTVALPLAATAILLFIAYICEATADAFTDLSQARTTHTLRLNLLDKLLGASTAGISPGRLLNTMDEDSHYIGQLKQILNFPLVMVGYLLGAVVSLAPISWQVSAVLLVGAFATALASWATTKPLTKIAARRRQLENTALSLATDFAQGSRVIKGLGAKEISRQRFSDAAQDSLGAMLREAKLSSLMAWLRQMVPASFAVGILAWSSWETFEGRIAPGGMMAITMLVPPALTALGVSLGLLTENWARARASVERVGKLLGQLSTNTTEAAGTPVELSPGLHVWMPTTTEGRNTVDSWVRYLHEHGALCPPHRISVLEGTLQDNVDPLRSASATQLHDALHASACEDIVIRLGGFGPHGELPTAPIGEAGLNLSGGQRQRVALARALAVDPEVLVLDNPTTGLDSLTLADVAKHVRELRAGKTTVIITSASTWAANADEVVEL; from the coding sequence ATGACTCACTACCCCCGCATGAGGACGTGGTCGTGGTACCTCCCCGATGAGCCCCCTTCTGGGGAGGTCTCCCTCACTGAGACCACCGATTTCTCCCGGCCCGGCGCCGCCACGTGGCGGCTGCTTGGTGCCCAGCGCACCGGCGTTATCGGCATCTTCGTTGCCACCCTCATCAACGCGCCGCTGGGGGCGTTGGTCTCCGTCATCATCGGCCAGACCACGCAGTATGCCTTTTCCGATCCCTCCTGGAGCACCGTAGCCCTGCCGCTTGCGGCCACGGCGATCCTCCTCTTCATCGCCTATATTTGCGAGGCCACGGCGGATGCCTTTACTGATCTGAGTCAGGCCCGCACCACGCATACGCTGCGGCTGAACCTGCTGGATAAGCTGCTGGGTGCCTCCACCGCAGGCATAAGCCCCGGTCGGCTGCTCAACACGATGGATGAGGATTCGCACTACATCGGCCAACTCAAGCAGATCCTCAACTTCCCCCTGGTCATGGTGGGCTACCTCTTGGGCGCGGTGGTCAGCCTCGCCCCAATTTCCTGGCAGGTCTCAGCTGTACTACTGGTTGGCGCCTTCGCCACCGCGCTCGCTTCCTGGGCCACCACGAAGCCGCTGACTAAGATTGCCGCGCGCCGCCGCCAGCTGGAGAACACCGCGTTATCACTCGCCACGGACTTTGCGCAGGGTTCTCGCGTGATCAAGGGCCTCGGCGCCAAGGAGATTTCCCGCCAACGCTTTTCCGACGCCGCCCAGGATTCCTTGGGCGCCATGCTCCGCGAGGCCAAGCTGTCCTCCCTCATGGCCTGGTTGCGCCAGATGGTCCCCGCGTCCTTTGCCGTGGGCATCCTAGCCTGGTCCTCCTGGGAGACCTTCGAGGGCCGCATCGCCCCCGGCGGAATGATGGCGATCACCATGCTCGTCCCGCCCGCGCTCACCGCGCTGGGCGTGTCCCTGGGCTTGCTCACGGAGAATTGGGCGCGAGCGCGGGCCTCCGTGGAGCGCGTCGGCAAGCTACTCGGCCAGCTTTCTACCAACACCACCGAGGCCGCCGGCACCCCCGTCGAGCTCTCCCCCGGATTGCACGTGTGGATGCCCACCACCACTGAGGGGCGCAACACCGTGGACTCCTGGGTGCGCTACCTCCATGAGCACGGCGCATTGTGCCCACCGCACCGCATCTCCGTTTTGGAGGGCACCCTGCAGGACAACGTCGATCCGCTGCGTAGTGCTAGCGCTACGCAGCTTCACGACGCCCTCCATGCCTCCGCCTGCGAGGATATTGTTATCCGCCTTGGTGGTTTTGGTCCTCACGGCGAGCTGCCCACCGCGCCCATCGGTGAGGCGGGCCTTAACCTCTCCGGCGGCCAGCGCCAGCGCGTCGCGCTTGCCCGCGCCCTCGCTGTGGACCCGGAAGTTCTCGTGCTGGACAACCCCACGACGGGACTGGATTCGTTGACCCTGGCAGACGTCGCCAAGCACGTGCGTGAACTGCGCGCCGGCAAGACCACCGTGATCATTACATCCGCCTCCACGTGGGCCGCCAACGCCGATGAGGTGGTGGAGCTATGA
- the metE gene encoding 5-methyltetrahydropteroyltriglutamate--homocysteine S-methyltransferase — MTAPFPKATIEGYPRVGAHRELKRALESYWSGKIDAETFESAAHSLRLDTYARLKELGLTEDYAIPADVAYYDHVLETALTVGAAQGESLDNEFTLARGNKDTAPLEMTKWFDTNYHYIVPEITDEQAFSARPQRVLKIVEEARAAGYTVRPVLVGPVTLLALSKQAEGATKQPLDHLNELVDSYLTVLAELHDAGVEWIQLAEPALVADLAAADDATLAAALKTAYGRILSAEKRPQVYLTTPYGSLNAGLDVITELQPEAVQVDLSVGTLALDNSYLERVAKLAEATHLSAGLVDGRNVWAANLRDLREKFETLGDNVSVTTSVSLQHVPHTVEAETSLPVDVATWFAFADEKIREVVALSAGPLDAPEAYAQADRAVRTRAESSRTHDQAVQDRTAQLPEGQVQRQPEFAERNKAQEALGLPQLPTTTIGSFPQTAEIRAARAAHRKGELSDADYTEALRNEVKSVIELQERLGLDVLVHGEPERNDMVQYFAELLDGFVVTENGWVQSYGSRCTRPPIVVGDISRPKAMTTEWAKFAQSLSEKHVKGMLTGPVTILAWSFVRDDVHQSVSADQLGVALADEVCDLEEAGIDIIQIDEPALRELLPLREKDRKAYLDWAVRSFRVVSLQAKPETQIHTHLCYSEFGQIIDAVAGLDADVTSIEAARSRMELLEDIDEKFHSEIGPGIYDIHSPRIPSVAEMAELIRAALKNVPVERLWVNPDCGLKTRGYEETEASLRNMVLARDEVRASL, encoded by the coding sequence ATGACCGCACCATTCCCCAAGGCCACGATTGAGGGCTACCCGCGCGTTGGCGCCCACCGCGAGCTCAAGCGCGCGCTGGAGTCCTACTGGTCCGGCAAGATCGACGCCGAGACCTTCGAATCCGCCGCGCACTCCCTGCGCCTCGACACCTACGCTCGCCTCAAGGAGCTGGGACTCACTGAGGATTACGCCATCCCGGCCGACGTTGCCTACTACGACCACGTCCTCGAGACCGCGCTGACCGTGGGCGCTGCCCAGGGCGAGAGCCTCGATAATGAATTCACCCTGGCCCGCGGTAACAAGGACACGGCGCCGCTGGAGATGACCAAGTGGTTCGACACCAACTACCACTACATCGTTCCCGAGATCACGGATGAACAGGCCTTTAGCGCCCGCCCGCAGCGTGTTCTGAAGATCGTCGAGGAGGCCCGTGCCGCCGGCTACACCGTGCGCCCAGTCCTCGTTGGCCCGGTGACCTTGCTGGCCCTGTCCAAGCAGGCCGAGGGCGCCACCAAGCAGCCGCTCGACCACCTTAATGAGCTCGTGGACTCCTACCTCACCGTATTGGCTGAGCTTCACGACGCCGGCGTCGAATGGATCCAGCTCGCCGAGCCGGCCCTGGTAGCCGACCTCGCCGCCGCTGACGACGCCACTCTCGCCGCCGCACTCAAGACCGCCTATGGCCGCATCCTGAGCGCGGAGAAGCGCCCGCAGGTGTACCTGACCACGCCCTATGGTTCCCTCAACGCTGGCCTCGACGTCATCACCGAGCTTCAGCCGGAAGCGGTCCAGGTGGATCTGTCCGTCGGGACCCTGGCCTTGGACAACTCCTATCTCGAGCGCGTGGCCAAGCTCGCCGAGGCCACCCACCTCTCCGCCGGCCTCGTCGATGGCCGCAATGTCTGGGCCGCCAACCTGCGCGACCTGCGCGAGAAGTTCGAGACCCTAGGCGATAACGTCTCCGTAACCACCTCCGTGTCCCTGCAGCACGTGCCGCACACCGTGGAGGCGGAGACCTCCCTGCCGGTGGACGTCGCCACCTGGTTCGCCTTTGCCGATGAGAAGATCCGCGAGGTCGTAGCACTCTCCGCCGGCCCGCTGGATGCCCCAGAGGCTTATGCGCAAGCTGACCGCGCCGTGCGCACCCGTGCCGAGTCCTCCCGCACCCACGACCAGGCAGTACAGGATCGCACCGCGCAGCTGCCGGAGGGCCAGGTCCAGCGCCAGCCGGAGTTCGCGGAGCGCAACAAGGCACAGGAGGCCCTCGGCCTGCCGCAGCTGCCGACTACCACCATCGGCTCCTTCCCGCAGACTGCTGAGATTCGCGCCGCCCGCGCCGCACACCGCAAGGGCGAGCTCTCCGATGCCGACTACACCGAGGCGCTGCGCAACGAGGTGAAGTCCGTCATCGAACTGCAGGAGCGCCTAGGCCTGGACGTCCTGGTCCACGGCGAGCCGGAGCGCAACGACATGGTGCAGTACTTCGCCGAGCTTCTCGACGGCTTCGTCGTCACCGAGAACGGCTGGGTCCAGTCCTACGGCTCCCGTTGCACCCGTCCGCCGATCGTCGTTGGTGACATCTCCCGCCCGAAGGCCATGACCACCGAGTGGGCGAAGTTCGCGCAGTCTCTGTCCGAGAAGCACGTCAAGGGTATGCTCACCGGTCCGGTGACCATCTTGGCCTGGTCCTTCGTGCGCGATGATGTTCACCAGTCCGTCTCCGCTGATCAGCTCGGCGTGGCGCTGGCCGACGAAGTCTGCGACCTCGAGGAGGCCGGCATCGACATCATCCAGATCGACGAGCCCGCCCTGCGCGAGCTGTTGCCGCTGCGCGAGAAGGACCGCAAGGCCTACCTCGACTGGGCGGTGCGCTCCTTCCGAGTGGTTTCGTTGCAGGCGAAGCCTGAAACCCAGATCCACACGCACCTCTGCTACTCGGAGTTCGGCCAGATCATCGACGCCGTCGCCGGCCTCGACGCCGACGTCACCTCCATCGAGGCGGCCCGCTCCCGCATGGAGCTGCTCGAGGACATCGATGAGAAGTTCCACTCCGAGATCGGCCCGGGCATCTACGACATCCACTCCCCGCGCATCCCGTCCGTGGCGGAGATGGCCGAGCTCATCCGCGCCGCTCTGAAGAACGTGCCTGTGGAGCGCCTGTGGGTCAACCCGGACTGCGGCCTGAAGACCCGCGGTTACGAGGAGACCGAGGCCTCCCTGCGCAATATGGTCCTCGCCCGCGACGAGGTTCGCGCCAGCCTCTAG
- the crgA gene encoding cell division protein CrgA, whose translation MPKSKITTEGSALPQSSSSATNRTPVKINSEGTPKWYIAIMLGLMLLGLLWLVVNYLAGESIPFMQELGPWNYGIGFGLAIIGLLMTMGWR comes from the coding sequence ATGCCAAAGTCCAAGATCACGACGGAGGGCTCTGCACTCCCGCAGTCCTCCAGCTCTGCTACTAACCGCACCCCGGTCAAGATTAACTCTGAGGGCACCCCGAAGTGGTACATCGCCATCATGCTGGGCCTCATGCTCCTCGGCCTGCTCTGGCTGGTGGTGAACTACCTGGCCGGCGAGTCCATTCCGTTCATGCAGGAGCTGGGACCGTGGAATTACGGCATCGGCTTCGGCCTGGCCATCATCGGTCTGTTGATGACGATGGGCTGGCGTTAG
- a CDS encoding response regulator transcription factor, protein MSIRVFLVDDDELVRSTLRVYFQTTEDITVVGEATNGADCLAQLEEAKPDLVLADIHMPHMDGITLLKHLNSAPNPPTFLAVTAFDSDDTMLKILRAGGAGYILKNQRPRSIIEAVRAAVEGGTVVAPAAMHRLVDYIGEPATPRDPVAAAIESHELHDAEIAVLKLLLAGNSNSEIAAATHYSESAVKKHVSRLITIFGASTRLNLVTKILGGAGS, encoded by the coding sequence ATGAGCATTCGGGTTTTCCTCGTTGACGATGATGAGCTCGTTCGCTCGACGCTCCGCGTCTATTTCCAGACCACCGAAGACATCACGGTGGTCGGTGAGGCAACCAACGGCGCGGATTGCTTGGCCCAGCTTGAAGAAGCCAAGCCGGACCTCGTCCTCGCCGATATTCACATGCCGCACATGGACGGCATCACGCTGCTCAAGCACTTGAACTCCGCGCCGAATCCTCCGACGTTTTTGGCGGTAACCGCTTTCGACTCGGATGACACGATGCTGAAGATCCTGCGGGCGGGCGGCGCGGGCTATATCTTGAAGAACCAACGCCCGCGCTCAATCATCGAGGCGGTCCGCGCCGCCGTGGAGGGTGGCACCGTCGTGGCACCCGCCGCCATGCACCGTTTGGTCGACTACATCGGTGAGCCTGCCACCCCACGCGATCCCGTCGCCGCCGCTATTGAAAGCCACGAGCTTCACGACGCCGAAATAGCCGTCCTCAAACTCCTCCTCGCCGGCAACTCCAATTCAGAGATCGCCGCGGCCACCCACTATTCCGAATCCGCCGTGAAGAAGCACGTCTCACGCCTCATCACCATCTTCGGCGCCAGCACGCGCCTAAACCTGGTGACGAAGATTCTGGGCGGCGCTGGTTCCTAG
- a CDS encoding HAD family hydrolase: MIRAILFDLDDTLMDHTAAMHAAVEEWLPGGHHERFAEIEKKWFAAYERGEVSHQGQRVERCREFLGRPEMTEQEALAEYAKYLAAYEKHWQALGDALPTLQHVLSRGLKVGVLTNGAREMQEGKLKAGGLDLPGIELFPTVEMAKPKPHREAYLEACRRLEVEPSSTLMIGDSVTNDVEGARAAGLQALHFDRAGNGDIAALSELTAMGYFKRFKSKDLNL, from the coding sequence ATGATCCGCGCCATTCTCTTCGATCTCGATGACACTCTCATGGACCACACCGCTGCGATGCATGCGGCCGTCGAGGAGTGGCTGCCGGGCGGTCATCACGAGCGCTTCGCGGAGATCGAAAAGAAGTGGTTCGCCGCCTACGAGCGCGGCGAGGTCTCCCACCAGGGCCAGCGCGTGGAGCGCTGCCGCGAGTTCCTGGGCCGCCCGGAGATGACGGAGCAGGAGGCGCTAGCGGAATATGCCAAGTATTTAGCCGCGTATGAAAAGCATTGGCAGGCGCTTGGCGACGCCCTCCCCACCCTCCAGCATGTCCTGTCCCGCGGCCTTAAGGTGGGCGTTTTGACGAACGGGGCTCGTGAGATGCAGGAGGGCAAGCTCAAGGCGGGCGGACTCGACCTGCCAGGCATTGAGCTCTTTCCCACCGTGGAAATGGCAAAGCCAAAACCACACCGAGAGGCCTACCTCGAGGCTTGTCGGCGCCTAGAGGTAGAGCCTAGCTCCACACTCATGATTGGTGATTCGGTGACCAATGATGTCGAAGGCGCCCGGGCCGCGGGGCTCCAGGCGCTGCACTTCGATAGGGCCGGAAACGGAGACATCGCCGCGCTCAGTGAGCTCACGGCGATGGGCTACTTTAAAAGGTTTAAATCCAAAGATTTAAACCTCTAG
- a CDS encoding methylenetetrahydrofolate reductase has translation MSPRLSASAPLDQISEDTPKELKRTALSFEVIPPRHDADAAKIDRLLATLAAYNPDYIAVTSSQRSGWLEGTAAFIEKISRDTAMRPLAHLACTAGTEEELVGWIDTLVDAGVRGLLALRGDLPEGGMPEGHLPHADSLVRLIRRWESDRVARLAAGRLAVGVACYPNGHAESATPDEDIDVLLAKQRLGADFAITQLFFDAEDYVRFAQRARLAGVRIPLIPGIMPMTSRARVERMCQLSGLAGPTKVLDQLAAATSPEEEKEIGMQITASLAKSVMNAGADGLHIYTHNNPDITTDLLNRIGVTP, from the coding sequence ATGTCCCCGCGACTTTCTGCATCCGCACCACTAGACCAAATCAGCGAAGATACGCCCAAGGAGCTTAAGCGCACCGCTCTCTCCTTCGAGGTGATCCCGCCGCGTCATGATGCAGACGCTGCAAAGATTGACCGCTTGCTCGCCACGCTTGCTGCGTATAACCCTGATTACATCGCCGTCACCAGCTCCCAGCGCTCTGGGTGGCTGGAGGGAACCGCGGCCTTCATCGAGAAGATTTCGCGCGATACCGCGATGCGTCCCCTGGCGCACCTGGCTTGTACTGCCGGCACGGAGGAAGAGCTCGTTGGTTGGATCGACACGCTTGTCGACGCCGGCGTGCGCGGCCTCCTCGCGCTCCGCGGCGATCTACCGGAGGGCGGCATGCCCGAAGGCCACCTGCCGCACGCAGACTCCCTCGTCCGGCTCATCCGCCGCTGGGAATCAGACCGCGTGGCGCGCTTGGCAGCTGGCCGCCTGGCGGTTGGCGTGGCCTGCTATCCCAATGGCCACGCCGAATCCGCCACGCCGGACGAGGACATCGACGTTCTCCTGGCCAAGCAACGCCTCGGCGCCGACTTCGCCATCACCCAGCTCTTCTTCGACGCGGAGGATTACGTCCGCTTCGCCCAGCGCGCCCGGCTGGCGGGCGTGCGCATTCCGCTGATCCCCGGGATCATGCCTATGACTAGCCGCGCTCGGGTGGAGCGAATGTGCCAGCTGTCCGGGCTGGCCGGGCCGACCAAGGTCCTCGACCAACTCGCGGCAGCGACCTCCCCCGAGGAAGAGAAAGAAATCGGCATGCAGATTACGGCCTCCCTGGCGAAATCGGTGATGAACGCCGGCGCCGATGGGCTGCACATCTACACGCACAACAATCCAGACATTACGACTGACCTGCTTAATCGAATTGGAGTCACCCCATGA